A stretch of DNA from Gymnodinialimonas sp. 57CJ19:
GCGACAGCGCGGCGGATTTGGCGGTCTGGGAACGGGCCGAGAAGGCCATCAGCGTCGGCGCGACCCCGAAGGTCGTAGCCGCCCTTGACCGAGGCAACACCCCCGCCGAACACGTGCCGAGAGAGGCCCCCCCGCGCGCGCTTCTACGCGCCATACGTCCGCAGCAGTGGTTCAAGAACCTGCTGGTCGCGGTCCCCTTGATCGCGGACCCCGGCCACGGGTTCGGGGCGATTTTGCCGATCATCGGAGCGTTTCTGGCCCTTAGTTTCGCTGCGTCTGCCGGGTATTTGATTAACGACCTTCTGGACCTACGCGACGACCGCAGCCATCCGCGAAAGCGTCTGCGCCCCTTTGCGGCGGGCACCCTTTCGCCTGAAATCGGCACCATGGCGATTCCGGTCTTGCTGGCATTGTCGGCTGTTACCTCACTGCTCGTGACGCCCGCCTTGTTGGGGGCTGTGGCGCTCTATTTCGTGGCCACGGTCGCCTATTCCGTAGATCTCAAGCAGCACACGTTGGTCGACATTTGCTTGCTGGCTTTTCTGTTCACCTTGCGGATCATCGCGGGCGGTTTGGCGATCGGCGTTCCTTTATCGGTGTGGATTTTGGCCTTCTCGATGTTTATCTTCTTTGCTCTGGCGGCAGTTAAACGCTTGGCAGAGCTGACAGATTCCGAGACTGCCACCCGCGAAACCTCACGCCGCGGCTACATCGCAGAGGACCGGCGCATCGTCAGCCAGATGGCGATTACCTCGGGGTATCTGGCGGTTTTGGTCCTTGCCCTTTATGTGGACGAGCCGACGACACAGGCCAAATTCGGCGCGCCTTGGTTGTTGTGGGGTGTCTGCCCGCTGCTGATATTCTGGATCAGCCGCATGGTGCTGAAAGCAGACCGAGGGTTGATGCACGACGATCCGATGATCTTTGCGGTGTCAAATTCCACCTCGCGGTGGGTAATCCTTCTGTGCGGCGTTTTGGTCGTGGGTGCCGTGTTCCTATGACGCGCACTGGCCTTATCATCCGCTACGTGGCCTTCGCGGCAGTCGCCGTTGCGGTTAACCTTTTGGTGCAGCGGCTGGTGCTATTGGGTGGCGACGGTTCACTCTGGTTCGTGGCTGCTTTGGGGGCGGGGACGCTTGCAGGGTTGGTGGTGAAATACCTTCTCGATAAGCGATGGGTTTTCTTTGATGAGACCCAAGGTGCCGCGGCACAGGGTCGGCAGTTTGGCCTCTATTCTCTGATGGGCGTGGCGACGACGGCAATTTTCTGGGTGACGGAAACCGCCTTCTGGCTGACATGGGGCACAGATTTCGCAAGGGAAGCGGGGGCGTTGATCGGCCTCGGGGTGGGGTATTTGACGAAGTATCAACTGGACCGAAGGTTTGTATTTCAACGGGGCCCCCGATGAAGATGCTGAGCGGCTGGGGCCGTTTTCCCAAGGTCGAATGCCGGGTCGTGCGGGCGCGCACCCAAGAGGATGTGCGCCAAGCGGTGTTGGAGGCGCCGCTGATCGCAAGGGGCAACGGGCGTGCCTATGGCGACGCCGCCCTGAACCCCGGATTAACACTGGATATGACCGGCATGGACCGAATGCGGTCGTTTGAAAACGGGGTGTTGGTGGCCGAGGCGGGCGTGCTTCTGGGCGACATTATCCAAGCTTTCCTGCCACGCGGCTGGTTTCCCATGGTCACGCCGGGCACCAAATTGGTTAGCCTTGGCGGCGCGATTGCGGCCGATGTCCATGGCAAGAACCACCACATTGACGGCTCTTTCCGGACCTGTGTCGACTGGATCGACCTGATGGGACCCGATGGCACGGTGACCCGGACCAAGCAGGGCGACGCGCTGTTTGATTGGACCCTTGGGGGCATGGGGCTTACCGGGGTGATCTTGCGCGCGCAGATCCGCCTGCGCCGGGTCGAGACATCTTGGATCGTGCAGGAAAGCGTAGCGTTAACGTCGTTAACCGATACGATCGCTGCGTTTGAGGGTGCGATGGACGCGCCCTATTCCGTTGCATGGATCAATTGCAGCGCGGGCAAGACCCACGGCCACAGCATCTTGCTGAAAGGCCGCCACGCCCTGCCCCAAGACTTGCCGATGGACCGCACCGAGTTCGACCTTGGCCGTCCCGGCAAAACCCCGGTCCCGTTCGGGCTTCCGTTCTTGTTCAAGGGAGCAGCCCTGCGCACGATCAACAGCATTTACTGGCGCTTGCAACGGCGCAAAGCGGGCCGCGCGGTGGTGGATTGGGATAGCTACTTCTACCCTCTCGATGGATTGGCAAATTGGAACAAGCTCTATGGGCGGCACGGGTTTGTGCAGTTCCAATGCGCCCTGCCAAAGGACACGGCGGAAGCCGGATTGGCCGAAATAATGGAGGCGATAGCCGCCTCTGGCCAAGGGTCGGTGCTGTCCGTCCTGAAACGCCTCGGGTCGCAATCCGGCCCGTTTTCCTTCCCGATGGAGGGCTATACGCTCGCCATGGATTTCCCGACTAACAAACGGAGCCTTGCGCTAATGGAACGGTTGGACACGATAACTATGGCCCACAAGGGCCGCTTCTACTTGGCCAAGGACGCCCGGATGCCAAAGGCCGTGGCGCAGGCCGACCCGCGTGCCGCGGACTTCGCCGCCATGCGCAAACAGGCGGGGATGGCTGAGCGCTTTACGTCCGTTCAATCGCGGAGGTTGGGATTATGAGCCGTCCGATCCTGATCCTGGGGGCTGCCTCTGACATGGCCCGTGCCGTGGCACGATCTTTTGCCGCGGAAGGCCACCCGATTCAGCTGGCCGCCCGCAACGTGTCCCGCCTTGCCGAAGACGCCAGCGATCTGCGCACCCGCTTCGGTGTTGAGGTCACTGTTCATGAGTTCGACGCGCTGGCGACTGATTCTCATAAAGCCTTTGTGGAGGCTTTGCCCACGCTTCCGGCCGTTGCGGTCTGCGCCGTGGGCACCATGGGCACGCAATCGGAAAGCGAGGCCGATCCGCTGGCCGCCGCCCAGGTTATGCGCGCCAATTTTGAGGGCCCCGCCAGCATTCTGGCGCATCTGGCCAACGCGATGGAGGCCCGCGGCGCGGGCACCTTGGTTGGCATTTCCTCGGTCGCGGGGGACCGGGGTCGCGCGTCCAATTACGTCTACGGCTCGGCCAAGGCGGGCTTCACGGCATTCCTGTCGGGTCTTCGCAATCGCCTTGCAAATAAGGGGGTTCACGTGGTCACAGTGCTGCCCGGCTTCGTGAATACCGCCATGTTGGACGGGATTGACACGCCCGCTCCGCTGACTGCTGAGCCCGAGGAAGTCGGGGCCGCGATCGTGAAAGCGGTGAAGCGAAATACCAACGTCATCTATACACGCCCGATCTGGCGCCTCGTCATGGCGGTGATCCGAAATATTCCCGAACCGGTGTTTAAAAAGACCTCGATCTAGGCGCGACCGGCTGGCAAGATTCCGCGCAAAAATCAAGCGCAGGATGAGAATCTTGGGCGCGTTGTTGCGATATTAACACCTCCGCCTTAGGGCTGGCTCAGACAAAGGGACATTATCCGTGGCTGAAGGGCTGCGACGTACTAGATGGGCAGTGCTTCACGATGAACGGGACAGTAATCGCGCGTGTATTTGCGCGAACAAAATTTTTGACAGCCACGGCGCTGGAACGGCCGAATGGCGTGTTGGCCGTTGTATTGGCCTCAACCATAATCACCTCGGCTTGCGCCTATGTGGTGGTGTCCGGCGCGGTGACGACGCCGCGCCCGGTGGTCGAAACGGAAGAGGTTGTCGCGATTAATCCGACACCGCAACGCCGCTACCCCGATGTCACGGCTTTCGACACGAGTATCTCTGCTGTGATCGACCAAGCGCCCGGCGCGCGGGTCGCCCCCCAATTGGCCGCTCCCGCCGAGGTTGCCGCAGCACCCACTGATCCGGTGGAGCGCTATTCCGTTGTAGCAGGCCGTCCACCGGTGATGCCGGAACCACGCCCAAGCATGATCATTACTGTGCCGCAGGTGGTGCAAGTCGTAACCATTGCGCGGAACTTGGATGCGGAACGGGCCTTGGCCCTGCCCCATCCGGTGGCCCGCCCCGGCGCCACACCTGCACCTGTGGCGACCGAAACGGCACCGCAAACCTCTACCCTTCTGGCCGCGTCCAGCCCGCGCCCCACTCTGCGCCCCGCAGAGATTGTGACCCGCGCCGCCGCGCTGTCGGAAGCGTTTGACGTTGAAGTCGCCCGCGCGGAAGCACCCGACGCTTTGGGGGGCATCGCCGGAGTCGGTGAAAGCCCACGCGGCAGCATTTTTGCCGGCGGCAGTGGCGATTGCTCGCCCCGTCTGGCACGTGCGATCCCGCGCCGCTCTGGCTCTGCTGCCAGCGGTTCTGCCGTTATGGCAAGCGCTGGAAACGGCTCGGGCTCGGGCCGCGACAACCGCATGGTGCAAGAGGCGTTGGCCGGAAACGTCCCCAGCCATATCCGCGACCTGCACCCCGTCACCTTCAACGGCACCGTTGGCGGGCGCTCGGTTGAGGTAACAATCTGCGTGACGCCCGATTACCTGGCCATCGGATCCGACAGCGACCACGTGCGCGTGCCACTGGGCTTGCAGGCCGCCCTACGGGTCGCCGATGCCTTCGACATGATGTTGCCCACGACCACTATGGTTGACGCGATCTACCAACAAGCTGACGTGCGTGTTGCCCCGTCCCCGATGACGCCGGGCTCTGCCATGTCGTCCACGGACTACTTCTTGCGCCACGATGCCACGATTGACGGCCAATTCTCGCGCGCAGGTGTGCAGGCCGGGATGCTTGTGGCCGGTCACAAGAAGGATCTGGTCCTCGCCAACCGCTTGTCCCGCAATCCAGGCCGTGTCGCGATTTACGGCTGGCACCGCACCAACGGCCGCGCGATCCAGCCGCTTTCTACGGTGCACGGCGAATATTACGCCGACTATTCCCATGGCATCCGATTGGTCAGCCGCACGGCTTTCGTCGATGGCCGTGCCGTGGACCTGCGGGAGCTGCTGACAGACGATCGCTACGCAGGTTTCTTGAACTCTGATGGAACGTTGACCGGCGCAACCATTCGCCTCGCGTCCCTGTAAGAACCTGTTTCAAAAAGCAAAAGGCGCGCCGGATCTGGCGCGCCTTTTGTGTTTTACCCACCTACTGCACGTCGCGGAAACAGCGGAACCCGAGGTGATAGTTCCTGTGGCTCGCCTCGGACATCACCCGCGTGCCATGCCAAAACGGTGCCCGCCACCGCGCCCAATGTTCATGGGCACGGATCGTATCCCAAATGAACCAAGAGCCTTTCATCTCGGTCACGCCCAAGGTCGTCGATCCGGCAGAGGCCATCTGATCTTCAGCCAAGGGTAGGTTCATATGCTCGGCGGCGTTGCCATCAATGTCATAGACGCCCAAGGGCGATTGACAGGCCGGGAAACTGCCCGCCGGATAGGTGTTTGACCCGCAGCCCTGAAAGCTGCCGCCGTTGCACGAGGCGTTCTTGAATGACCCCGTCGCACAAACGCCCGATTGCCACGCGCCGATGGAATAGGTGCCGCGTGTGTTGGCGTAGTGGTTGTTATGCCAATTGCGGATCGTGTTGACCGCCGCAGACATGCCCATGCCGCGCACTCTGTCGAAGGGATAATCGGGCGGCAGTAGTTGCCCGGCTGCGGCCCCTTCCCATTCATGGGCGTCGCCGATGCGGCCGCCTTCGGCCGCGCAAAGCTGCGCCGCCTCGTTGGCGCGGACCCAGACGACGGGATAAACCATTGGAATGTTTGGGTATTCGAACATGTCCGCACAGGCTGTCGCGTCGCGCGGGGTCTCGGTTTCGGGATCATAGAGCGGCACCATGTAGGGCCCGCCGCAGATCCTCTCAAACTCTCGATTGCGGTAGCTGGCTTGTACCTGCTCCACCGTGCCGCCGATGCGTGCCGCCGCCTCTTCCGGGGTGAATGGATGGCGGGTTACCGCCGGATTGCCCTGCCCCATCCACCCATTGGGCGAGTTGGCAAAGATCGTGCGCACGCGGTTGATTTCGGCATTGGAGAGCCCCCGGATGTCCTGCAATTGCTGGAAAAGAAGCTCATTTCGTTCTGCCAATGACTGCGCGTTGGCCCCCGTCACCGCCAAAACGCTGACGGCGATTGCCGCTTTTACAATCCTGCTTAGTCCCATCAATCAATGCCTCCGCAATAGGTAGAAGAAATCCCTGTTGTCCGGTGCCGAGATGAAACGCGCGACGCGCCCGTTGTCGGGATCGGCCTCGGCCATACCCGACACAAGGTGCTGCACATCCATCTCATCCTCACCCTCTTCATCGTGGATATAGAGAGCCATGTAGGTGTGCTCTTGGCTGTTCATGTCCAAAAGCATGGCGTAATCGCATTGATAGGCTTGGAACGTCCGCGCCATGGCGGACGGCGTAGCTGTTGAAAAATAAGCGTAAATCAGGAACTGGCGACCTTCCACCGTGCGCACGCAAGCGCCACCGCGCAAAGTGCGCAGGGTGGCGTTTGCGTCGCCCGACCAGTTGCCCCCGCCCCATGACGTGACCCGTGGGCCCGGAACGCCATCTTCGATAATCGCGACGCCGTTCTGACGCGCGAAGGTCAGTTCCGGCAGTAGCGCGTCATCTTCTTCGGTCCAGGTGCGCATGTTCACGTCGCCATCTTGGGTCAGATACATGGTCGCAAGGTTCGGCCAAAGGCGCGACAAGAGCACGCCGTTTTGCATGAATCCGTAGTGATGCCCGTAATTGAAGGTCGCGTAATCGCCAAAGCGCCAGGCGCCGTGATCGCGTTTGAAACCGCCGGTAAACGTCGCCGCGACGCGGTCCACGAAGGCGGGGTTCAACATACCCGTTCGCACCAGCGGCGCGGGCGTGTTGAAACCATCGGGGCCGCGGCCCTGGTTATGGCGGTTCTGTGGGCGCGAGGACCATTCGAGGCCCGGATGATCGGTGCCGAGCTCATACCCAATGTCGAACCGGGCCATGTCAAACGCCACAAGATAGACATCGGCGCGCCGCTCGATCCCATCAAGGCCGTTGGCCCCGCCGCTCTGCATCACTTCGCTGGCAATCATGCCCGGCTGCATGACCGAGGCGTAAATACCCGGACTTTCCTCGACCTCATACCAGGCGCCCGCCGTCATCGCGCCCGCGTCGGTGCCCGCCAATTCGAACCCCATATAGGGGCGCATGTTGGGCGTGTTGGAGAGAAGCGCGTTGCCGAGCAGTTCGACGCCGTTAATTTCCTCCAATTCCTCCTCGCCCTCGGACGAGACCATGAAGGCATCCTCGAAGAACGCGCCTTTGATCAGGTTGACGATGGATTCGCCGAAAATCACGTTCTCGCGCAAGAATTCGGCCACGGCCTCGCGGGTGGTGCGGTTGCCAGTGACGGGATTGCGGACGAAAATGCTCCAGTCGCACACCGGGGCATAGGGCAGCGAGCTGGCCTGCGCTTCCTCCAATTCGCCGTCTTCCCAAGGTGCGCAGGCGAAGCTATCGCCCTCTCCTTCGATGAAAAGTGCGGGGCCGTAGTCGTCTTCGACCAGCGAGATGTCCCAGGTCTCTGGGTCACCGTTTTCGAAATGCACAAAGCTCGAACGACCGCCCTCGGGCGTCATTTCCAGCACGAACCATGAGTTTACGTGGGGGTTGAGTGAGGTCAGCACATAGGTCGTGCCATTCTCATCGGTAACGGTCTGGCCATTGCGAAACGGCTGCATCGCGAAGATGGAGCCCGGTACGTTTGCACCCAATTCCGCCATTTGCGCGTCAATTACGCTTTGGTCGGGCAAGGCGATGCCCTGTGCGGCCGCCGGGGGGGCAAAGGAGACGGCGAGGGTCGCCGCGATGGGAAGGGAAAATGCCGAAAAGAAAGAAAAAGAGGGCAGCAAGTGGAGCTCCATCAAAATTAAAATTGGCCGCGTGAAAGACGACACGCGGGAATTCTTAGTAACTATGAAAGGTTTGCAGCAAAGCGCCGATTCACGCAACGAAATGTCCGCGTGAATTGCGACTGGTCGCCCTTACAGACGATGAGTGGCGCCCCTATCTGCCCCAGTAACGGGTTGCAGTTGGAGCAGGAATGAGCCGCCGCCTGGGTGCGAAAGCCGAGAGGTCTGGCGCCGATCAGTGCGCGTCAATGAAGTTACTTATTAGAAATGATTGTGAATCCAACGCTTTGCGGCCAACCTACCTGCGGATGGGGTCATTTGGGAAAGAGGGAACACCATGGCTGGGAAGTCCACAGACATGTCTGAAGTAGCAATTGCAGGCCATAAGAGTACAAATCCGTCAGTCGAAACATGGCGCAAAGCCCAACGGCCTGAGGCCGCGGATGGGGGAATCACGTCCGAGAAATCGTTCGACAATGAGCTGCGAAGCGCTTTGAGAAGCCGGAATATCGCTGGTGCCCGAAATCTGGTCGCCAATGCCGAGGCGGTGCTTGCGGCCCATAATTCCTCACCGCCAAAGGCGGCGCTGGTCCCGTCGCCTGCTCAACTCGCGGCAGCAAAAGCACGGATCGCTATGGCCGTCGGGGATGGTGCCGCCGCCCGCGCGATCCTTTTGCTGGCGATTGAACGCAGCCCCAAAGATGACGCACTGCGCGCGTTGTTGGCGGAAGTGATGTTGGCCGATGGCCGCGCAACCGATGTGCGCCCCGTCCTCAACCACTTGAACGGGGGGACGAGTGGCGTTGATGGGGCGCCAAAGGATACGCCTGATACGTGACGTTTGTGGCAAATACACGGATGTCGTTCGGCATCGCGCGGCCGTGTTTCAGAACTCCTCAAAGAGTGAACAAGCGATTTGCGGCGTCTTGGCGCACTGAGTTTGCGCCGTCTCACCGGTGTTGAGACAGGCTTCACGTACGCTTTCCAAGGTGACGCCCGAACCGAGGGGTTGGGAACGCAGGTGCATATCCCCGGTGGCTGAGACCTCTGCAGCGGCGGCGCCCGTGATCTGACGTAGGGCATCCAGTGCCTGCACGATGCCATCTATGTCCTGAAGCTCCGTCATTAGCGAGGCCGCAACGTTGCTATCGGACGCGGCAAGATCGCCAAGCGCATGATCGAGCCGTAGCGCAACTTGCGCCAAGCGCCCCGCCTCGCGGGAAAGATTGGCGAACAGCTTTCCTACCGCAATGGTCGATACCCCGCCCCGCGCCACTATAGCGGCCCCACAACGCGTTCGATGCAAGCTTTCAGCGCCGTTGGCGAGAATGGCTTCTTCAGAAAATTGTTCATCCCCAACTGCTTACCCTTGTCGATGACGGTGCTGTCCGTGGTGCCCGTGATCAGGATGAACCCTGTCTTTGCCGTCTGCTGATTGCTTCGCAAGGCGTGCAACAGATGCAGCCCGTCCATTCCCGGCATGTTATAGTCAGAAATAACCATATGCACCGGCGCGGCAGACAGCTTTTGCAGCGCCTCCTGCCCGTCCGCGCAGTGGTCAATGGCGCCGATCCCCATCCATTCCAATGCCTGAATGATCAATCCTCGACTGGTCGACATATCGTCCACCACAAGAACCCTCAGCATGTCTTTCGTGCTCATTTCATGCCCCCCTAGGCGCTCAGTTCATAATAGGTCACGCCCGCTGGCTTGAACCGCTTTACGGCGGGGCCGGTGACCCGTTCAGAATGTCCGATAATCAGGTGGCCCCCGTCCTGCATCACGTTCGCAAACCGAGGCCAAAGGCGTTGCTGCGTCTCTTGAGAAAAGTAGATCACGACGTTGCGACACAGGACGACGTCAAACTTCCCTTGCATCGGCCAGGGGTGCTGCAAGTTAAGGCACCCAAATTGCACCATGGACCGCACAACTTTGCACACCTCATGATTGTCGCCCGTGACCCTTTCGGTGAAGTCTTCAAGGACCGGATGGGCCAGCTTTTCTTCTTCGCTGATCCGAAACCGTCCTCTGCGCCCGACGTCGATGACATTCCGGTCGATATCCGTGGCAAGAATGCGCACATCCCATGAAGCTGCTTCGGGAAAGGCGTCGAGAATTGTCATGGCGAGGGAAAATGCCTCTTCGCCGCTGGAACATCCCGCCGACCAGATGCGCACTTTTGCGCCAGCCCGCGCCTTCTCCATGAGATCGGGCAGAATTGCTGAGCGCAAAGCATCGAAATGGTGCGGCTCACGGAAAAATCGCGTCACATTTGTGGTGAGCAAAAGGATCATCTCTTGCAGTTCTGCGGCGCCCTTTGGACCCGAAAGCAAGTCGCAATAGGCGTTCAGATCGCGCACCCCCAAGTCCCGCAGGCGTCGCGATAGCCGAGAGATCGCAAGGCCCCGCTTACCTTTCGTCAGCTCGATACCCGTTTCGGCTTGCAGGATACTTGCGATAGTCCCAAACGCTGCATCCTCCGAGGAATGCGGCGATGGGTTGGGATCTGCCGGGGCCGAAACGTCCGAGCTCATGCCGCTTCTCTACCGGCAGTCGGCACGACGCGGCCCAAATCCAGGCGGCGGATCATGCGATCTTCCACCAAGACAACACCCGAAATGAATGCCTTCACTTGATCCGAGACCATTTCCGGCACCGCGTGCATGGCGTCATCTGATACCGCCAAAATATCCGAGACGACATCGGCCAGAAGGCCGATGGTTTGCCCCTCGACCACCGTGATGATGATCACGTGGCGCGCGCTCGGCTCGGACGGGCCGAAGCCCAAGCGGTCCGACAAATCCACCACCGGAACGACAGAGCCGCGCAGGTTGATGACCCCCTTCACATAGCTTTGGGCGTGAGGCAATGTTGTCGTTTCTGTCCACCCCCGGATTTCGCGTACTGACATGATGTCAAAGCAAAAATCCTGCTCTGCCACGCAGAACGCGACAACTTCCTGGGTGCTCTTCTCTACTTCCAGTTCAGTTTGCGACATGCAACTCTCCCTCATCGGCGGTATGCGTTATGGGATCAGCATTGGCAGGTACGGGCGCGACGCCCGCGGCTATGCCTTCGGGATCGACAATCAAGGCAATACGCCCATCCCCCAAAATCGTCGCCGCCGCGATACCGCTGATTTGCGCATAATTGGTCTCTAGGCTTTTGATCACGACTTGGCGTTGATCGTGGAGGGCATCGACGATCAGGGCGCAGCGCCGCTCCGCTTCGGTTTCGACAACCAGCAACACATGGTCTTCCAGGTCCGAAGGCTCCTTCCTGAAACCGAACATGGCCCCGAGATCCGCAACTGGCACTAACGTATTGCGGATCGACAACACCCGACTGCCGGACCCGATCGTGTGGATGTGCGCGCTGTCGGGATGCAAGGTTTCCTGAATCGCCGTAATCGGGATCACCATGGTCTGACCGGCCACCACAACAATCATGCCTTCAAGCACCGCAAGGGTCAGCGGCAAACTGATGGAGAAGACAGTCCCTTGGCCCATTTCGGAGGAGATCGCCAGGCGCCCTCCTAGTGAGGATATTTCGTTGCGCACGACATCCAGACCGACGCCCCGGCCGGACAGTTCGGACACTTCATCTTTGAGCGAGAAGCCCGGCATAAACAGCAATGCGTCAATCTCGGACGGGGTCAAAGGGGTATCGGGCGTAACCAGCCCGCGCTCTATGGCGATTTCCCGCACCTTTTCGCGATTGATGCCGCCCCCGTCGTCCGAAATCTCGATCACCACGCGGCCGGATCTGTGGGCCGCCGACAATGTCACCGTGCCCTCGGCCGGTTTGCCCGCCGCCAACCGATCTTCGGTGGTTTCCAAGCCGTGATCCACCGCATTGCGCACCATGTGGTTCAACGGGTCCACGAGGCGTTCCAATACGGTCTTGTCTACTTCCGCCGCTTCGCCCTTCATCACGAGCTTTACGCGCTTACCGGTCATCGTACCGGCATCGCGGATGGTGCGGGCCATGCGCTGAAACAGAGGTTTCACGGGCTGCGCGCGGATCGCCATCACACCTTCTTGAATCTCACCTGCGAGCTGTTTGAGGCCTTCAATTTCCTGCAACACATCGTGGCCCGTTGGCAGGTCTATCGTGCCGACCGCCTGGGTCAGCATTGCCTCTTTTATGACCAACTCCCCGACCAGGTTGATCAGCTTGTCTACCCGCTCAAAGTCCACCCGAATTGTCTGGAGAGAGGCCGTGGGCGCGGCGGGTTGCGGGGCGCTTTCCACCTTGGGTTTTGGCGCTTCCACGACCGGGTTGGACGGAGAAGGCAGTGAGGGCGGCG
This window harbors:
- a CDS encoding UbiA family prenyltransferase — encoded protein: MSQSPNTEERARPVLVVDLDGTLLRSDMLYECGWSALGHDGWATVRALGKLKKGRAAFKRALVELSDVDIGTLPYDEEIVARVRDWRAEGGRTILATASDQVLADKIAAHLDIFDEVHGSDGTRNLKGTEKAAFLQGRFPQGFTYIGDSAADLAVWERAEKAISVGATPKVVAALDRGNTPAEHVPREAPPRALLRAIRPQQWFKNLLVAVPLIADPGHGFGAILPIIGAFLALSFAASAGYLINDLLDLRDDRSHPRKRLRPFAAGTLSPEIGTMAIPVLLALSAVTSLLVTPALLGAVALYFVATVAYSVDLKQHTLVDICLLAFLFTLRIIAGGLAIGVPLSVWILAFSMFIFFALAAVKRLAELTDSETATRETSRRGYIAEDRRIVSQMAITSGYLAVLVLALYVDEPTTQAKFGAPWLLWGVCPLLIFWISRMVLKADRGLMHDDPMIFAVSNSTSRWVILLCGVLVVGAVFL
- a CDS encoding chemotaxis protein CheW gives rise to the protein MSQTELEVEKSTQEVVAFCVAEQDFCFDIMSVREIRGWTETTTLPHAQSYVKGVINLRGSVVPVVDLSDRLGFGPSEPSARHVIIITVVEGQTIGLLADVVSDILAVSDDAMHAVPEMVSDQVKAFISGVVLVEDRMIRRLDLGRVVPTAGREAA
- a CDS encoding FAD-binding oxidoreductase; translated protein: MKMLSGWGRFPKVECRVVRARTQEDVRQAVLEAPLIARGNGRAYGDAALNPGLTLDMTGMDRMRSFENGVLVAEAGVLLGDIIQAFLPRGWFPMVTPGTKLVSLGGAIAADVHGKNHHIDGSFRTCVDWIDLMGPDGTVTRTKQGDALFDWTLGGMGLTGVILRAQIRLRRVETSWIVQESVALTSLTDTIAAFEGAMDAPYSVAWINCSAGKTHGHSILLKGRHALPQDLPMDRTEFDLGRPGKTPVPFGLPFLFKGAALRTINSIYWRLQRRKAGRAVVDWDSYFYPLDGLANWNKLYGRHGFVQFQCALPKDTAEAGLAEIMEAIAASGQGSVLSVLKRLGSQSGPFSFPMEGYTLAMDFPTNKRSLALMERLDTITMAHKGRFYLAKDARMPKAVAQADPRAADFAAMRKQAGMAERFTSVQSRRLGL
- a CDS encoding response regulator, yielding MSTKDMLRVLVVDDMSTSRGLIIQALEWMGIGAIDHCADGQEALQKLSAAPVHMVISDYNMPGMDGLHLLHALRSNQQTAKTGFILITGTTDSTVIDKGKQLGMNNFLKKPFSPTALKACIERVVGPL
- a CDS encoding SDR family oxidoreductase, whose amino-acid sequence is MSRPILILGAASDMARAVARSFAAEGHPIQLAARNVSRLAEDASDLRTRFGVEVTVHEFDALATDSHKAFVEALPTLPAVAVCAVGTMGTQSESEADPLAAAQVMRANFEGPASILAHLANAMEARGAGTLVGISSVAGDRGRASNYVYGSAKAGFTAFLSGLRNRLANKGVHVVTVLPGFVNTAMLDGIDTPAPLTAEPEEVGAAIVKAVKRNTNVIYTRPIWRLVMAVIRNIPEPVFKKTSI
- a CDS encoding protein-glutamate O-methyltransferase; its protein translation is MSSDVSAPADPNPSPHSSEDAAFGTIASILQAETGIELTKGKRGLAISRLSRRLRDLGVRDLNAYCDLLSGPKGAAELQEMILLLTTNVTRFFREPHHFDALRSAILPDLMEKARAGAKVRIWSAGCSSGEEAFSLAMTILDAFPEAASWDVRILATDIDRNVIDVGRRGRFRISEEEKLAHPVLEDFTERVTGDNHEVCKVVRSMVQFGCLNLQHPWPMQGKFDVVLCRNVVIYFSQETQQRLWPRFANVMQDGGHLIIGHSERVTGPAVKRFKPAGVTYYELSA
- a CDS encoding chemotaxis protein CheA — its product is MSAAGTDDFRSSFFEECEELLEAMHDGFGLMIDGLGDKETIHVVFRAVHSIKGGAGAFGLTALVAFAHHFETALDRVRSGAVTASPDLLLLCQRCGDHLSDLVATAREGKDLDPAPAISLGDQLDAVIGPPVAAEAQTDAAADAFEPLSLDLGDFGMVPDAPAEVSGYQLKFSAEPELFSSGNEPALLIRALARFGTCSVKAHVADVPPLAQLDPSMSFITWDINLETDASEDVIRDVFDFVTDCAHLTVSALPIMAQPPLPDLAPPPSLPSPSNPVVEAPKPKVESAPQPAAPTASLQTIRVDFERVDKLINLVGELVIKEAMLTQAVGTIDLPTGHDVLQEIEGLKQLAGEIQEGVMAIRAQPVKPLFQRMARTIRDAGTMTGKRVKLVMKGEAAEVDKTVLERLVDPLNHMVRNAVDHGLETTEDRLAAGKPAEGTVTLSAAHRSGRVVIEISDDGGGINREKVREIAIERGLVTPDTPLTPSEIDALLFMPGFSLKDEVSELSGRGVGLDVVRNEISSLGGRLAISSEMGQGTVFSISLPLTLAVLEGMIVVVAGQTMVIPITAIQETLHPDSAHIHTIGSGSRVLSIRNTLVPVADLGAMFGFRKEPSDLEDHVLLVVETEAERRCALIVDALHDQRQVVIKSLETNYAQISGIAAATILGDGRIALIVDPEGIAAGVAPVPANADPITHTADEGELHVAN
- a CDS encoding GtrA family protein, which gives rise to MTRTGLIIRYVAFAAVAVAVNLLVQRLVLLGGDGSLWFVAALGAGTLAGLVVKYLLDKRWVFFDETQGAAAQGRQFGLYSLMGVATTAIFWVTETAFWLTWGTDFAREAGALIGLGVGYLTKYQLDRRFVFQRGPR
- a CDS encoding SUMF1/EgtB/PvdO family nonheme iron enzyme; translation: MGLSRIVKAAIAVSVLAVTGANAQSLAERNELLFQQLQDIRGLSNAEINRVRTIFANSPNGWMGQGNPAVTRHPFTPEEAAARIGGTVEQVQASYRNREFERICGGPYMVPLYDPETETPRDATACADMFEYPNIPMVYPVVWVRANEAAQLCAAEGGRIGDAHEWEGAAAGQLLPPDYPFDRVRGMGMSAAVNTIRNWHNNHYANTRGTYSIGAWQSGVCATGSFKNASCNGGSFQGCGSNTYPAGSFPACQSPLGVYDIDGNAAEHMNLPLAEDQMASAGSTTLGVTEMKGSWFIWDTIRAHEHWARWRAPFWHGTRVMSEASHRNYHLGFRCFRDVQ